From the genome of Geminocystis herdmanii PCC 6308, one region includes:
- a CDS encoding ABC transporter ATP-binding protein: protein MTEPIIELKGVCKAFGDRVILDHADLKIYPNDALVIIGPSGTGKSTILRLIAGLTEPDEGEIYVKGKKRIGMIDDHQELMAISMVFQQAALFDSLTVRENIGFSLYQHSKLSHHKIEEIVDRTLEMVGLSPETATLYPAELSGGMRKRVSFARAIIFNPEKEEERPEVILYDEPTAGLDPIASTVVENLVGHLQRAFSGSNAYVMVSHQNSTIRRTGKRLVFLYDGKFQWEGHVNEIDNTDNALVRQFFSASTEGPIK, encoded by the coding sequence ATGACTGAACCGATTATCGAATTAAAAGGCGTTTGTAAAGCCTTTGGAGATAGAGTTATTTTGGATCATGCCGATCTCAAAATCTATCCCAATGACGCTTTAGTGATTATAGGACCTAGTGGAACGGGAAAATCTACCATTTTAAGACTAATTGCTGGTTTAACCGAACCTGATGAGGGGGAAATTTATGTGAAAGGAAAGAAAAGAATCGGCATGATTGATGATCATCAAGAACTCATGGCGATTAGTATGGTATTTCAACAAGCGGCGCTATTTGATTCTTTGACAGTGAGAGAAAACATCGGTTTTTCTTTATATCAACATTCCAAACTTTCCCATCACAAAATCGAAGAAATAGTCGATCGAACCTTAGAAATGGTAGGGTTATCTCCAGAAACCGCAACTCTTTATCCTGCGGAATTATCAGGAGGAATGCGAAAAAGAGTCAGTTTTGCGAGGGCAATTATTTTTAACCCAGAAAAAGAAGAAGAAAGACCCGAAGTTATATTATATGATGAGCCAACCGCAGGACTAGACCCCATTGCTTCCACTGTAGTAGAAAATTTAGTTGGTCATTTACAAAGGGCTTTTTCTGGCTCTAATGCCTATGTGATGGTAAGTCATCAAAATAGCACCATTCGCCGTACAGGAAAAAGATTAGTTTTTTTGTATGACGGGAAATTTCAGTGGGAAGGTCATGTCAATGAGATTGATAATACTGATAATGCTTTAGTTAGACAATTTTTTAGTGCGAGTACCGAAGGACCTATAAAATAA
- the argF gene encoding ornithine carbamoyltransferase, producing the protein MSSLKGRDLLSIADLTPEEIRTILDLASDLKKGEIQFNSNKTLGLLFYKASTRTRVSFSVAMYQLGGNVIDLNPSRTQVGRGEPLEDTARVLDRYLDILAIRTFAQEDIQTFANYSKIPIINALTDLEHPCQILADLQTIEESFGCLEGLTLTYLGDGNNVAHSLLLGGVLMGMNVRIAAPEGYLPDENVVKQAQALATKPEQVVVTQSPKEAVENAHVLYTDVWASMGQEEETAQRVPIFQPYQINQELVNLADDSAIILHCLPAYREKEITTEVMEGRQSRIWDEAENRMHAQKALMACLLGLNE; encoded by the coding sequence ATGAGTAGTTTAAAAGGTAGAGATTTATTAAGTATTGCTGACTTAACCCCCGAAGAAATTAGAACTATCCTTGATTTAGCTTCAGATTTAAAAAAGGGTGAAATACAATTTAACAGTAACAAAACTTTAGGACTTTTATTTTATAAAGCCTCTACTCGCACAAGGGTTTCTTTTAGCGTTGCTATGTATCAATTAGGGGGTAATGTTATCGACTTAAATCCTAGTCGTACTCAAGTTGGTAGGGGTGAACCTCTGGAAGATACCGCAAGAGTACTCGATCGATATTTAGATATTTTAGCAATTCGTACCTTTGCTCAAGAGGATATACAAACCTTTGCTAACTATAGTAAAATTCCCATTATCAACGCCCTAACAGATTTAGAACATCCCTGTCAGATTTTAGCAGATTTACAGACGATCGAAGAATCTTTTGGATGCCTAGAAGGTTTAACTCTCACCTACTTAGGAGACGGGAATAACGTGGCGCATTCCTTATTATTAGGGGGGGTTTTAATGGGGATGAATGTGCGAATAGCTGCGCCCGAAGGCTATTTACCCGATGAAAATGTAGTAAAACAAGCTCAAGCCTTAGCCACAAAACCCGAACAAGTAGTTGTCACCCAATCCCCCAAAGAAGCCGTAGAAAATGCCCATGTTTTATATACAGATGTATGGGCAAGTATGGGACAGGAAGAAGAAACCGCTCAAAGAGTCCCCATTTTTCAACCCTATCAAATCAACCAAGAATTAGTTAACCTAGCTGATGATAGTGCCATTATTTTACATTGCCTTCCTGCCTATCGTGAAAAAGAGATTACAACGGAGGTAATGGAAGGGCGACAATCTCGCATTTGGGATGAAGCAGAAAATAGAATGCACGCCCAAAAAGCCTTAATGGCTTGTCTCTTAGGCTTAAATGAATAA
- a CDS encoding MlaD family protein encodes MRSRLFREGSVGLFLLLGLAVFGGIIFFLKGYKFQNDTYQLKLLFENAGGLREGGRVFFRGVGVGRIVGINPSSNGVEVVTEIANGLQIPTDIKVSTTRSGLLGDVSVNLIPQTELTEDAKQISPLSEECTNQQLILCNQETINGQASPDLVESLSRLANRFDDDSLFKNINDAVLNINKAGEKVAKLTDEMSSFTNTAQKDLASISQAANKVGNTAQDFSRTADSFARTADITGEQIKLLSEDYRTIPAEITTLTTNLNQVINDNRSSLSSAIASLSETTKNVSQLAQNTDQLVTRVNNSADVEKIAKNLETSSANLTEISNNLLTLSKELNNPTNLVTLQQTLDSARVTFANTAKITSEIEEFTGDPEFRRNLKNLVNGLSNLVSYTEFLEKQVELATVLEEINDYESKVEKGELIVKIQK; translated from the coding sequence ATGCGATCGAGATTATTTAGAGAAGGTTCAGTGGGTTTATTCTTATTACTAGGATTAGCTGTTTTTGGGGGTATCATCTTTTTCTTGAAAGGTTATAAATTTCAAAACGATACCTATCAATTAAAACTACTATTTGAAAACGCAGGGGGATTGAGAGAAGGGGGGAGAGTTTTTTTTCGAGGAGTGGGAGTTGGTAGGATTGTGGGTATTAATCCTAGTAGTAATGGAGTGGAAGTTGTCACAGAAATTGCCAATGGTTTACAGATTCCCACAGACATTAAAGTTTCCACCACTCGATCGGGTTTATTGGGAGATGTTAGTGTTAATTTAATCCCCCAAACAGAATTAACAGAAGATGCAAAACAAATTAGTCCATTAAGTGAAGAATGTACCAATCAACAATTAATTCTTTGTAATCAAGAAACAATCAATGGTCAAGCAAGTCCCGATTTAGTGGAAAGTTTAAGCCGTTTAGCCAATCGATTTGACGATGATAGCTTATTTAAAAATATCAATGATGCAGTGTTAAACATTAATAAAGCAGGAGAAAAAGTTGCTAAATTAACCGATGAGATGTCTTCTTTTACAAACACAGCTCAAAAAGATTTAGCCTCCATTTCTCAAGCCGCCAATAAAGTAGGTAACACAGCACAAGATTTTTCTCGCACTGCCGACTCTTTTGCTCGTACTGCCGATATTACAGGAGAACAAATTAAACTTTTAAGTGAAGATTATCGTACTATCCCCGCCGAAATTACCACTCTTACCACGAATCTTAATCAAGTTATTAATGATAATCGATCGAGCCTCAGTAGTGCCATCGCTAGTTTGAGTGAAACCACAAAAAATGTGAGTCAACTAGCACAAAATACCGATCAATTAGTCACCAGAGTTAATAATAGTGCTGATGTGGAAAAAATTGCTAAAAATCTCGAAACCAGTAGCGCCAACCTCACAGAAATAAGTAATAACCTCCTCACCCTCTCTAAAGAATTAAACAATCCCACCAATTTAGTCACCCTACAACAAACCCTCGACTCCGCTAGAGTTACTTTTGCAAACACCGCTAAAATCACATCTGAAATAGAGGAGTTTACAGGTGATCCCGAATTTAGGAGAAACTTAAAAAATTTAGTCAACGGATTAAGTAATCTGGTTTCCTATACAGAATTTTTAGAAAAACAGGTAGAATTAGCCACTGTATTAGAGGAAATTAATGATTATGAATCGAAAGTAGAAAAAGGTGAATTAATCGTCAAAATTCAAAAATAA
- a CDS encoding DUF3531 family protein, giving the protein MEIKFREFNPFDIWFWIEFDHVPSDMEKQYIEELFNSWFYLGKLGAFNAENLQIQDLGIDISYMDYDHDLAENSLMSPMHNMGEFEFLSNWGRCWFDLGTSDLIGIDILINALRELAKEYVGINQFIIGGENEDWRVNKKDDYGFSEED; this is encoded by the coding sequence ATGGAAATAAAGTTTAGAGAATTTAACCCTTTTGATATATGGTTTTGGATCGAATTTGATCATGTACCATCGGACATGGAAAAGCAATATATAGAAGAATTATTTAACTCATGGTTTTATCTAGGAAAATTAGGAGCATTTAATGCCGAAAATTTACAAATTCAAGACTTAGGTATTGATATTAGTTACATGGATTATGATCACGATTTAGCCGAAAATTCTCTGATGTCTCCTATGCACAATATGGGAGAGTTTGAGTTTTTAAGTAATTGGGGAAGATGTTGGTTTGATTTAGGTACTAGCGATTTAATCGGCATCGATATTTTAATCAATGCGTTACGAGAATTAGCTAAAGAATATGTAGGAATTAATCAGTTTATTATTGGGGGAGAAAATGAAGATTGGCGCGTAAATAAAAAAGATGATTATGGTTTTTCCGAAGAAGATTAA
- a CDS encoding RibD family protein: MIESSYVSAIVAMSVDGKISIASDKPARFSSKADLEHLETQISGYDAIVFGGNTLRAYGTSLVIKNPQLLKQRQENNQSLQPLNIVCSPSGNIQPILPFFSQFLPRGLLTTPEGLINWQKNINSFNTINNDSFFDKIFTFNTPFNWTDIFEQLYNLNYKKIGILGGSQLISSLLKENLINDLWLTICPLIIGTKTATNLLDNRLFNSSIELKLIEVKQIDQEIFLHYLVNGELRIEN, from the coding sequence ATGATTGAATCAAGTTATGTAAGTGCGATCGTAGCCATGAGTGTTGATGGTAAAATTAGTATCGCATCGGATAAACCTGCAAGATTTAGTAGTAAAGCTGATTTAGAACATTTAGAAACTCAAATATCTGGCTATGATGCGATCGTATTTGGAGGAAATACTTTACGAGCCTATGGTACAAGTTTAGTAATCAAAAATCCTCAATTATTAAAACAAAGACAAGAAAATAATCAATCATTACAACCATTAAATATAGTTTGTTCACCATCAGGGAATATTCAACCCATATTACCTTTTTTCTCTCAATTTTTACCTCGTGGATTGTTAACAACCCCAGAAGGTTTAATCAATTGGCAAAAAAATATTAATAGTTTTAATACCATCAATAATGATAGTTTTTTTGATAAAATCTTTACTTTTAATACTCCTTTTAATTGGACAGATATTTTTGAGCAATTATATAATTTAAACTATAAAAAAATTGGTATTTTAGGAGGAAGTCAATTAATATCCTCTTTACTAAAAGAAAACTTAATTAATGATTTATGGTTAACTATTTGCCCTTTAATTATCGGCACAAAAACCGCTACTAATTTACTAGATAATAGGTTATTTAATAGCTCGATCGAACTTAAATTAATCGAAGTAAAACAAATAGATCAAGAAATTTTTTTACACTATCTTGTTAATGGAGAATTGAGAATTGAGAATTGA
- the trpD gene encoding anthranilate phosphoribosyltransferase, translating to MTQDWSNLLTQLLDRQSLTETQASHLMEGWLNNEIPPVLSGAILASIQAKGVSGTELAGMAQVLQAQCRNSENITHAYPVIDTCGTGGDGASTFNISTAVAFVASAAGVKVAKHGNRSASSKVGSADVLEYLGIKLNGEETQYKQALEQVGITFLFAPGWHPAMKAVVPLRQELKIRTIFNLLGPLVNPLRPTGQVIGVYDTKFINPVVSALKSLSLDKAIVLHGREKLDEAGLGDITDLAFFHKGEITITTLHPEALNLTPAPLSALKGGDVQENAEILTKVLQGKGTQAQNDVVILNASLALQVGEVVPMGDHHSSIELCRQILASGTPWDKLTQLANFFN from the coding sequence ATGACTCAAGATTGGTCAAATTTACTCACTCAATTACTCGATCGACAATCTTTAACCGAAACCCAAGCCTCCCACTTAATGGAAGGGTGGTTAAACAATGAAATTCCTCCCGTTTTGTCTGGGGCAATTTTAGCATCTATTCAAGCTAAAGGTGTGAGCGGTACAGAGTTGGCAGGAATGGCTCAAGTATTACAAGCTCAGTGCCGTAACTCAGAAAATATCACCCATGCTTATCCCGTGATCGACACTTGTGGGACAGGGGGAGACGGAGCTTCCACCTTTAATATTTCTACGGCGGTGGCTTTTGTGGCTTCGGCGGCAGGAGTTAAAGTAGCAAAACACGGAAATCGATCGGCTTCTAGTAAAGTTGGTTCGGCGGATGTATTAGAATATTTAGGGATCAAGTTAAACGGTGAAGAAACTCAATATAAACAAGCCTTAGAACAAGTGGGGATCACTTTTTTATTCGCCCCCGGATGGCATCCTGCCATGAAAGCTGTTGTACCTTTACGACAAGAATTGAAAATTAGAACCATTTTTAATTTATTAGGTCCTTTAGTCAATCCTTTACGCCCCACTGGTCAAGTTATTGGAGTATATGATACTAAATTTATTAATCCAGTAGTAAGTGCCTTAAAATCTTTATCTTTAGATAAGGCGATCGTACTCCATGGGAGAGAAAAACTAGACGAGGCAGGATTAGGAGACATTACCGATTTAGCTTTTTTCCACAAGGGAGAAATTACCATTACCACCCTTCACCCCGAAGCATTAAACCTCACTCCTGCACCCCTAAGCGCCCTTAAAGGGGGAGATGTTCAAGAAAATGCGGAAATTCTCACCAAAGTATTACAAGGCAAAGGCACACAAGCACAAAATGATGTGGTTATTCTTAACGCTTCTTTAGCTTTACAAGTGGGAGAAGTAGTACCTATGGGAGATCATCACAGTTCGATCGAACTTTGTCGTCAAATCCTTGCTAGTGGCACACCTTGGGATAAACTAACTCAATTAGCTAACTTTTTTAACTAA
- a CDS encoding cation:proton antiporter domain-containing protein, producing the protein MEQFLKTIPDSPLITFTILLLVIVTIPPIFEKIKLPGLVGLLVAGVIFGGEGLGLLDEKSESVKLLADIGKIYLMFVAGLEIDLEDFRKSKNRSLTFGFCTFIFPLTIGTLIGLTFNMGLNSSILLGSLLASHTLLGYPIVNRLGVVGNESVVITIGATIFTDIGALLVLAICVSIHGGEFTLGTLIIQLGSLALYCAGVLWGIDRVGKEYFRRTGDEESNQFLFVLLAVFLASVGAQLINVDKIVGAFLAGLAINDVVGKGPVKEKIEFVGSTLFIPCFFVSIGLILKISGFISTLTEEFFLTLAIVGGLFLGKFLAALIPKLLYKYSWDQCLTMWSLSLPQVAATLAATLVGVEAGLLSDAVFNAVIVMMLITSVVGPILTGKYARKLFQPDVDVSLINSVNIPDDDEVITQEQSRALFSVVVPISNPQTEKMLIEIASILARSEGGLVIPLSIVKAHVHMDEPELNIALRNSNKLLTRAKQYSEQFAVSLKPLIRIDDDLAEGISRTARENQANLIVMGWSPNSTIQARLFGNLIDNVFWCSHCPVAVVQLLDDPINIHQILVPVKNIDQKTLNTIRFASIFANNNQASLTLLHVHDRKVTKHQIETFKSALNTAMEKIASQIPVTIKTLRYPNPAQAILHTVEKYDYDLVILRSVRRRTAGGLAVSDVTTEVMQKITRSVIIFGEPT; encoded by the coding sequence ATGGAACAATTTTTAAAGACAATTCCCGATAGTCCTTTAATAACCTTTACCATTCTGTTATTGGTAATTGTCACTATTCCTCCCATTTTTGAAAAAATTAAATTACCGGGGTTAGTTGGTTTATTAGTCGCTGGAGTTATTTTTGGCGGTGAAGGTTTAGGATTACTTGATGAAAAAAGCGAATCGGTGAAACTCTTAGCAGACATCGGCAAAATTTATTTAATGTTTGTGGCAGGGTTAGAAATTGATTTGGAAGACTTCCGTAAGAGTAAAAATCGTTCTCTGACTTTCGGGTTTTGTACTTTTATTTTTCCTCTGACAATTGGTACTTTAATCGGTTTAACCTTTAACATGGGGCTAAATTCTTCTATTTTACTCGGTTCGTTGTTAGCTTCCCATACTCTTTTAGGTTATCCCATTGTTAACCGTTTAGGTGTGGTGGGTAACGAATCAGTAGTTATCACCATTGGAGCAACTATTTTTACGGATATTGGCGCTTTGTTGGTGTTGGCTATCTGTGTTTCTATTCATGGTGGAGAATTTACCCTTGGTACTTTGATTATACAGTTAGGTAGTTTAGCTTTATATTGCGCTGGGGTTTTATGGGGCATTGATCGAGTAGGGAAAGAGTATTTTAGACGCACAGGAGATGAAGAAAGCAATCAATTTTTATTCGTTTTATTAGCGGTGTTTTTGGCTTCCGTCGGCGCTCAATTAATCAATGTGGATAAGATTGTAGGTGCATTTTTAGCAGGTTTAGCCATTAATGATGTGGTAGGAAAAGGACCTGTTAAAGAAAAAATCGAGTTTGTGGGGAGTACTCTATTTATACCATGTTTTTTCGTTTCGATCGGACTTATCCTCAAAATATCTGGTTTTATTTCCACCTTAACGGAAGAATTTTTCTTAACCCTTGCCATCGTGGGAGGATTATTTTTAGGAAAATTTTTAGCGGCTTTAATTCCCAAATTACTATATAAGTATAGTTGGGATCAATGTTTAACTATGTGGTCATTATCCTTACCTCAAGTGGCGGCTACTCTGGCGGCTACTTTAGTGGGAGTAGAAGCAGGTTTATTATCCGATGCGGTATTTAATGCGGTAATTGTAATGATGTTAATAACCTCCGTAGTTGGTCCTATTTTAACAGGAAAATATGCTCGTAAGTTATTTCAACCTGATGTGGATGTTTCTCTGATTAACTCTGTTAATATACCTGATGATGACGAAGTTATTACTCAAGAACAATCTCGTGCTCTTTTTTCTGTGGTTGTACCTATCTCCAACCCTCAAACCGAGAAAATGTTGATCGAAATTGCTTCGATTTTAGCTCGATCGGAAGGAGGTTTAGTGATACCTTTATCTATTGTAAAAGCTCATGTTCACATGGACGAACCTGAATTAAATATAGCCTTACGCAATAGTAATAAGTTATTGACAAGGGCGAAACAATATAGTGAACAATTTGCAGTATCTTTAAAACCCCTTATTCGTATTGATGACGACTTAGCCGAAGGTATTAGTCGTACCGCTAGGGAAAATCAAGCTAATCTTATTGTTATGGGTTGGAGTCCTAATAGTACCATTCAAGCCCGTTTATTTGGTAACTTGATTGACAATGTTTTTTGGTGTTCTCATTGTCCTGTTGCTGTGGTGCAATTATTAGATGATCCCATCAATATCCATCAAATTCTTGTACCTGTCAAAAATATAGATCAAAAAACCCTTAATACTATTCGTTTTGCTTCGATTTTTGCTAATAATAATCAAGCTAGTTTAACTTTGCTTCATGTGCACGATCGAAAAGTGACAAAGCATCAAATTGAAACCTTCAAATCTGCTTTAAATACTGCGATGGAAAAGATAGCTTCTCAAATACCTGTTACGATTAAAACATTACGCTATCCCAATCCAGCCCAAGCTATTCTACACACGGTAGAAAAATATGACTATGATCTTGTTATCTTACGCTCTGTCCGCCGTCGCACTGCTGGTGGTTTAGCGGTTAGTGATGTTACCACTGAAGTAATGCAGAAAATTACTCGATCGGTCATCATTTTCGGCGAACCTACATAG
- a CDS encoding PD-(D/E)XK nuclease family protein — translation MTETEIKNIIQQQLPELISKDPLIRDFILRTVSEYYAPKQETESKFDRILAELQRDREEQARKWDEQNRKWEENNREIKKMQNQIDDSLEEIKKLSKKYESTIGALGSRWGLYSEASFRNALKGILEDSFGVQVLNVNEFDDEGEVFGRPDQVEIDVIVKNGLLILCEIKSSIDKAGMYSFDRKVAFYEKRHQRKADRKLVICPMVDDRAKPVAKNLGIEMYSYADTVELN, via the coding sequence ATGACAGAAACAGAAATTAAGAATATCATTCAACAACAATTACCAGAATTAATCAGTAAAGACCCACTAATTCGGGATTTTATTCTTCGTACTGTATCAGAATATTATGCACCGAAACAAGAAACCGAAAGTAAATTTGACAGAATTTTAGCAGAATTACAGCGCGATCGAGAAGAACAAGCCCGTAAATGGGATGAACAAAATCGTAAATGGGAGGAAAACAATCGAGAAATCAAAAAAATGCAAAACCAGATTGATGACAGTTTGGAAGAAATCAAAAAACTCTCTAAAAAATATGAAAGTACCATCGGTGCTTTGGGTTCAAGATGGGGTTTATATTCTGAAGCTAGTTTTCGTAATGCCCTCAAAGGTATTCTCGAAGATTCTTTTGGGGTACAAGTTTTGAATGTCAATGAATTTGACGATGAAGGAGAAGTTTTTGGCAGACCCGATCAAGTGGAAATTGATGTTATTGTAAAAAATGGTTTATTGATTCTTTGTGAGATCAAATCTTCCATCGATAAAGCTGGAATGTATAGCTTCGATCGAAAAGTGGCTTTTTATGAAAAACGTCATCAACGTAAAGCCGATCGAAAATTAGTAATTTGTCCTATGGTGGATGATCGTGCGAAACCTGTTGCTAAAAACTTAGGCATCGAAATGTATAGTTACGCCGACACCGTAGAATTAAATTAA
- the ftsZ gene encoding cell division protein FtsZ, whose product MTNDYVAEMNESDLNLEEYLEPSAKKPVNRSNPPVRSGKRVKQGNESLETNMNFNQIIPSNVAKIKVIGVGGGGCNAVNRMIQGNVVGVEFWQINTDAQALAQSMVTNCLQIGQKLTRGLGAGGNPAIGQKAAEESREEIAKTLENTDLVFITAGMGGGTGTGAAPIVAEIAKEMGCLTVGVVTRPFTFEGRRRTNQAEDGIQALESKVDTLIVIPNNKLLSVIPPETPLQESFRMADDTLRQGVQGISDIITIPGLVNVDFADVRAVMADAGSALMGIGIGSGKSRAKEGAVAAISSPLLESSIQGATGVVINITGGSDLTLHEVNTAAETIYEIVDPNANIIFGAVIDEKMQGEIRITVIATGFSGEPRIAPVTKTVTAPKQDTLTNPNPTNPVNNTPNNDPNNVAQGLDIPEFLQRRRFPRR is encoded by the coding sequence ATGACAAATGATTATGTAGCAGAAATGAATGAATCCGATTTAAACCTTGAGGAATATTTAGAACCATCGGCGAAAAAACCTGTTAATCGTAGTAATCCACCAGTTCGATCGGGGAAACGAGTGAAACAAGGAAATGAGTCATTAGAAACAAATATGAACTTTAATCAAATTATCCCTAGCAACGTCGCTAAAATAAAAGTTATTGGAGTGGGCGGTGGAGGTTGTAATGCAGTTAATCGCATGATTCAAGGTAATGTGGTAGGAGTTGAATTTTGGCAAATCAATACCGATGCCCAAGCCTTAGCCCAATCTATGGTAACAAATTGCTTACAAATAGGTCAAAAACTCACCCGAGGCTTAGGTGCTGGGGGTAATCCGGCAATCGGACAAAAAGCCGCCGAAGAATCCAGAGAGGAGATCGCCAAAACCCTCGAAAATACAGATTTAGTCTTTATTACAGCAGGAATGGGAGGCGGTACAGGCACAGGTGCTGCTCCCATTGTCGCCGAAATAGCCAAAGAAATGGGATGTTTAACCGTGGGAGTTGTCACTCGTCCTTTTACCTTTGAAGGTCGTCGTCGTACAAACCAAGCCGAAGATGGTATCCAAGCCTTAGAAAGCAAAGTTGACACTTTAATTGTCATTCCCAACAATAAATTATTATCTGTGATTCCTCCCGAAACTCCCTTACAAGAATCCTTCCGTATGGCTGATGATACTTTAAGACAAGGAGTTCAAGGTATCTCCGATATAATTACTATTCCGGGATTAGTCAACGTTGATTTTGCTGACGTTAGAGCTGTTATGGCGGACGCTGGTTCGGCTTTAATGGGTATTGGTATCGGTTCAGGAAAATCGAGGGCAAAAGAAGGCGCTGTAGCGGCAATTTCTTCTCCTTTACTAGAATCTTCCATTCAAGGAGCGACAGGAGTTGTCATCAATATTACTGGTGGTAGTGATTTAACCTTGCACGAAGTAAACACCGCCGCCGAAACCATTTATGAGATAGTTGATCCCAATGCTAATATCATTTTTGGGGCGGTAATTGATGAAAAAATGCAGGGAGAAATTCGCATTACTGTAATCGCTACGGGTTTTTCTGGCGAACCGAGAATAGCTCCTGTTACTAAAACAGTTACAGCACCAAAACA
- a CDS encoding ComF family protein — protein MLNNFLSLFLKSNCPLCQRSSDKIICRYCEQKLRHCQLTKYKQFSLQNYLLFSWGKYDDYLRRSIASLKYDKNKEIGELFGNWLGKAWLESGYKKTYAQLTVIPIPLHPEKLKTRGFNQAELIARGFCDVTGYPLKTQLLIRVKNTEAMFSLTPQQRKANMEKAFSIGKDYEKINKMQQILIIDDIYTTGTTVNEGIKVLSNAKLKTLGVATISLTGGK, from the coding sequence ATGTTGAACAATTTTTTATCTTTATTTCTTAAATCAAATTGTCCTCTTTGTCAACGATCGAGCGATAAGATTATTTGTCGATATTGTGAGCAAAAATTACGCCATTGTCAACTTACCAAGTATAAACAATTTAGTCTTCAAAATTATCTGTTATTTTCGTGGGGTAAATATGATGATTATTTAAGAAGATCGATCGCCTCCCTCAAATATGATAAAAATAAAGAAATAGGGGAATTATTCGGAAATTGGCTAGGAAAAGCATGGTTAGAATCAGGATATAAAAAAACCTATGCTCAATTAACGGTTATACCCATCCCCTTACATCCCGAAAAATTGAAAACGAGGGGATTCAATCAAGCCGAATTAATTGCAAGGGGTTTTTGTGATGTCACGGGTTATCCCCTCAAAACACAATTACTAATCAGAGTGAAAAACACAGAAGCCATGTTTAGCCTCACTCCTCAACAAAGAAAAGCGAACATGGAGAAAGCCTTTAGTATTGGCAAAGACTATGAAAAAATCAACAAAATGCAACAAATTCTCATTATCGATGATATTTATACCACGGGTACAACCGTCAATGAAGGGATAAAAGTGTTAAGCAACGCCAAATTGAAAACCCTTGGAGTCGCCACCATTTCCCTCACAGGGGGAAAATAA